From Candidatus Atelocyanobacterium thalassa isolate ALOHA, a single genomic window includes:
- a CDS encoding magnesium chelatase subunit H produces MFTHVKSTIRHIIPETLNDRSLLKVVYVVLEPQYQSSLSAAVKNINNNNSKIAIEISGYLIEELRDPENYKQFQQDIEKANLFIASLIFIEDLADKVVEAVSPYREKLDAIVVFPSMPQVMRLNKLGSFSMNQLGQSKSMISQFMRKRQQNSGTGFQDAMLKLLRTLPQVLKYLPVEKAQDARSFMLSFQYWLGGSSENLENFLVMLAHKYSFPDLFKDEVVTYKDPLVYPDIGIWHPLSLKMFEDINSYLQWYSSRTDISDDLKRDTTPCIGLVLQRTHLVTKDDAHYVAMIQELESMGVRVIPIFAGGLDFSKPIEAYFWNTSIDSSDRVKAPIVDTIVSLTGFALVGGPARQDHPKAIDALKSLNCPYMCVLPLVFQTTEEWEDSDLGLHPIQVALQIAIPELDGAIEPIILSGRDGNTGRSIALQDRIETVAKRAVKWANLRKKKREAKKIAITIFSFPPDKGNIGSAAYLDVFSSIYEVLKALKDKGYNLSELPSSPKALMDNIIQDAQAQYASPELNVAYRMSVEEYEKLTPYSTRLEENWGTPPGNLNSDGQSLLIYGKHFGNVFIGVQPTFGYEGDPMRLLFSKSASPHHGFAAYYTYLNQVWQADAVLHFGTHGSLEFMPGKQMGMSSNCYPDTLIGNIPNLYYYAANNPSEATIAKRRSYAETISYLTPPAENAGLYKGLKELNELIGSYQTLKATSRGIQIVNTVMDQCRLVNLDKDIKLPETDAKEMTSEEMDNIIGIVYSKLMEIESRLLPCGLHVIGKPPTGEEVVATLVNIASLDREEEDIISLPSLIATSIERDIKDIYYNNDIGKLEDVELLQKITLATRKAVASMVEATTNQEGRVDFISKIDILKITQKAPWVSTLENLGYSKVNRSSLKVLFEYLESCLKKLCESHELEALLKGLEGEYVLPGPGGDIVRNPDVLPTGKNIHALDPQSIPTLAAIKSAKIVVDSLLKRQKIDNGDQYPETIACVLWGTDNIKTYGESLAQIMWMVGVKPLPDALGRINKLELIPLEELARPRIDVVVTCSGVFRDLFINQMNLLDKAVKMAAEADEPSEMNYVRKHALEQASEMNIDVREAATRIFSNASGSYSSNVNLAIENSSWEEEKELHNMYLNRKSFSFDSNNPGIMKDNRKIFESALKTANATFQNLDSSEVSLTDVSHYFDSDPTKIVASLREDGKQPAAYIADTTTANAQVRTLSETVRLDTRTKLLNPKWYEGMLSHGYEGVREISKRLVNTMGWSATANAVDNWVYEDANTTFIEDEEMCKRLMDLNPNSFRKMVSTLLEVNGRGYWETSDSNLERLQELYQQAEDRIEGID; encoded by the coding sequence ATGTTCACTCACGTCAAGTCAACCATTCGTCATATTATTCCAGAGACATTAAATGATCGTTCTTTGCTCAAAGTAGTCTATGTTGTATTAGAACCACAATATCAAAGTTCCCTTTCCGCAGCAGTTAAAAACATTAATAATAATAATTCTAAAATAGCAATTGAAATTAGTGGATATTTAATAGAAGAACTTCGAGATCCAGAAAACTATAAACAATTTCAACAAGATATAGAAAAAGCAAACTTGTTTATTGCTTCTTTGATTTTTATTGAAGACTTGGCTGATAAAGTTGTTGAAGCAGTTTCGCCTTATCGTGAAAAGTTAGATGCTATAGTAGTTTTCCCGTCAATGCCGCAAGTAATGCGTTTAAATAAATTGGGAAGCTTCTCAATGAATCAATTGGGGCAATCTAAAAGTATGATTTCTCAATTTATGCGTAAGCGGCAGCAAAATTCTGGAACAGGTTTTCAGGATGCGATGTTAAAGTTATTACGTACATTACCTCAAGTATTAAAATATCTTCCAGTAGAGAAAGCCCAGGACGCTCGAAGCTTTATGCTAAGCTTCCAATATTGGCTAGGGGGATCCTCAGAAAATTTAGAGAATTTTCTGGTTATGCTAGCTCATAAATACTCTTTTCCTGATCTTTTTAAGGATGAAGTAGTTACTTATAAAGATCCTCTCGTTTATCCTGATATAGGAATTTGGCATCCTTTATCATTAAAAATGTTTGAAGATATTAATTCTTATCTTCAATGGTATAGTTCGCGCACAGATATTTCAGATGATCTTAAAAGAGATACAACACCATGTATAGGGCTAGTATTACAAAGGACTCATCTAGTTACGAAAGATGATGCTCATTATGTCGCTATGATTCAAGAATTAGAATCTATGGGGGTAAGAGTTATTCCTATATTTGCAGGTGGATTAGATTTCTCTAAACCTATTGAGGCATATTTTTGGAACACATCTATCGATAGTAGTGATAGAGTAAAAGCTCCTATAGTCGATACTATTGTTTCCTTAACAGGATTTGCTTTAGTAGGTGGGCCAGCAAGGCAAGATCACCCCAAAGCGATAGATGCATTAAAATCTTTGAACTGTCCTTATATGTGCGTATTACCATTGGTTTTTCAAACTACTGAGGAATGGGAAGATAGTGACTTAGGATTACATCCAATTCAGGTTGCTTTACAGATAGCAATACCTGAACTAGATGGAGCTATCGAACCTATAATATTATCAGGTAGAGATGGTAATACTGGACGCTCGATAGCACTTCAAGATCGTATTGAGACAGTGGCAAAACGCGCCGTAAAATGGGCTAATCTTAGGAAAAAAAAGAGAGAAGCGAAAAAAATAGCTATTACTATTTTCAGTTTTCCACCAGATAAGGGCAATATTGGATCGGCAGCATACTTAGATGTATTTAGTTCTATTTATGAAGTACTTAAAGCCCTAAAGGATAAAGGTTATAATTTATCAGAATTACCAAGTTCACCAAAAGCTTTGATGGATAATATTATTCAGGATGCACAAGCTCAATACGCTTCTCCTGAATTAAATGTAGCTTATCGAATGTCTGTTGAAGAATATGAAAAATTAACACCTTATTCTACGCGCTTAGAAGAAAATTGGGGAACTCCACCTGGAAATCTTAATAGTGATGGCCAAAGTTTGCTTATATACGGTAAGCATTTTGGGAATGTCTTTATTGGTGTGCAACCTACTTTTGGCTATGAAGGCGACCCTATGCGCTTATTATTTTCAAAATCTGCTAGTCCTCATCATGGATTTGCAGCATACTATACATATTTAAATCAAGTTTGGCAGGCAGACGCAGTTTTACACTTTGGTACTCATGGATCTTTAGAGTTCATGCCAGGAAAACAAATGGGAATGTCTAGCAATTGTTATCCTGATACTTTAATTGGTAATATTCCTAACCTGTATTACTATGCGGCGAATAATCCTTCGGAAGCTACTATTGCAAAACGTCGTAGCTATGCAGAAACTATCTCATATCTAACTCCTCCAGCTGAGAATGCAGGTCTATATAAAGGCTTAAAAGAATTAAATGAATTAATAGGATCATATCAAACTTTAAAAGCTACCAGTCGCGGAATTCAGATAGTTAATACAGTGATGGACCAGTGTCGATTAGTGAACTTAGATAAAGATATTAAGTTACCTGAAACTGATGCAAAGGAAATGACTTCGGAAGAAATGGATAATATTATTGGTATCGTTTATAGTAAGCTCATGGAAATTGAGTCTAGACTATTACCATGTGGTCTTCATGTTATTGGCAAACCTCCAACAGGCGAAGAGGTAGTAGCGACATTAGTCAATATCGCATCACTAGATAGAGAGGAAGAAGATATAATATCTTTACCAAGCCTCATTGCCACAAGCATAGAAAGAGACATTAAAGATATATATTACAATAATGATATTGGTAAATTAGAAGATGTCGAGTTATTGCAAAAAATTACATTGGCAACTAGGAAAGCTGTAGCTTCAATGGTTGAAGCAACTACAAATCAAGAAGGTCGAGTGGACTTCATCTCAAAAATAGATATTCTGAAAATTACCCAGAAAGCCCCTTGGGTAAGTACTTTAGAAAACTTAGGGTATTCTAAAGTCAATAGAAGTTCTTTAAAAGTTCTTTTTGAATATCTTGAATCCTGTTTGAAAAAGCTTTGCGAAAGCCATGAATTAGAAGCATTGCTTAAAGGTTTAGAAGGAGAGTATGTTTTACCTGGACCAGGTGGTGATATTGTTCGTAATCCGGATGTTTTACCTACGGGTAAAAATATCCATGCATTAGACCCTCAATCCATTCCTACGTTAGCTGCAATAAAATCTGCAAAAATAGTAGTAGATTCTCTTCTTAAGCGACAAAAAATCGATAATGGAGATCAATATCCAGAAACTATTGCATGTGTTCTGTGGGGAACCGATAATATTAAAACATATGGAGAATCTCTAGCTCAGATTATGTGGATGGTAGGAGTCAAGCCTCTTCCAGATGCTCTAGGAAGAATTAATAAGTTAGAACTGATACCTCTTGAAGAATTAGCAAGACCTCGTATTGATGTTGTGGTGACCTGTTCCGGCGTATTTCGTGATCTTTTTATTAACCAAATGAATCTATTAGATAAAGCTGTTAAAATGGCAGCAGAAGCTGATGAACCTTCAGAAATGAATTATGTGCGTAAACATGCACTGGAACAAGCATCAGAAATGAATATTGATGTTAGAGAAGCAGCAACTCGCATTTTTTCAAATGCTTCTGGTTCTTATTCCTCCAATGTTAATTTAGCGATAGAAAATAGTAGCTGGGAAGAAGAAAAAGAATTACACAATATGTATTTAAACAGGAAAAGTTTTTCTTTTGACTCAAATAATCCTGGTATTATGAAAGATAATAGAAAGATATTTGAATCTGCTTTAAAAACAGCGAATGCAACCTTTCAAAATCTGGATTCTTCAGAAGTTAGTTTAACAGACGTTTCTCATTATTTTGATTCTGATCCAACAAAAATCGTAGCTAGCCTACGGGAAGATGGCAAGCAACCTGCGGCTTACATAGCTGATACAACAACTGCAAATGCACAGGTACGTACTCTCTCTGAAACTGTTCGATTGGATACACGCACTAAACTATTAAATCCAAAATGGTATGAAGGAATGTTATCTCATGGTTATGAAGGAGTTAGAGAGATTTCAAAACGTTTGGTAAATACTATGGGATGGTCTGCTACCGCTAATGCGGTAGATAATTGGGTATATGAAGATGCAAATACTACTTTTATTGAAGATGAAGAAATGTGTAAGCGTTTAATGGATTTAAATCCTAATTCTTTCCGTAAAATGGTTAGTACTCTATTAGAAGTTAATGGTAGAGGTTACTGGGAAACATCCGATAGTAATCTAGAACGATTACAAGAACTGTATCAGCAGGCTGAAGACAGAATAGAAGGAATAGATTAA